The following is a genomic window from Deltaproteobacteria bacterium.
TGTTCTTGTTCTGCAATCGGTACCGCAACCGGCTCAAGGTGCTTGTCGCCGACGAGTCGGGCATGTGGGTTTTGGGCAAGCGACTGGATCGCGGCACGTTCGCATGGCCGGAGAGCCGCGACGGCGTCGTGCGCATCGAGTATCGCGAAGAGCAGCTTGCGCTGCTGCT
Proteins encoded in this region:
- the tnpB gene encoding IS66 family insertion sequence element accessory protein TnpB (TnpB, as the term is used for proteins encoded by IS66 family insertion elements, is considered an accessory protein, since TnpC, encoded by a neighboring gene, is a DDE family transposase.), with the translated sequence MLTFGGRRIYLAAGATDMRKSFNGLAGVVRDRLDADPMSRHLFLFCNRYRNRLKVLVADESGMWVLGKRLDRGTFAWPESRDGVVRIEYREEQLALLL